The following proteins are co-located in the Roseovarius arcticus genome:
- the hisI gene encoding phosphoribosyl-AMP cyclohydrolase: MSFDPASLTYNDTSLIPAIAQDAATGEVLMMAWMNADAVAQTLKTGRVTYWSRSRSALWIKGETSGHVQKLIEFRVDCDRDCLLLKIEQTGPACHTNRRSCFYTVIEDGAEKVVMAPVAD; encoded by the coding sequence ATGAGTTTCGATCCTGCAAGTTTGACGTATAATGATACCAGCCTGATTCCTGCGATCGCGCAGGATGCCGCGACCGGCGAAGTGCTGATGATGGCATGGATGAATGCGGACGCTGTCGCCCAGACGCTGAAGACAGGGCGCGTGACGTATTGGTCGCGCTCACGCAGCGCACTCTGGATCAAGGGCGAGACGTCGGGACATGTTCAGAAACTGATCGAGTTTCGCGTCGACTGCGACCGCGATTGCCTGCTGCTAAAGATCGAGCAGACGGGACCAGCCTGTCACACCAACCGGCGCAGCTGTTTTTACACGGTGATTGAGGACGGTGCTGAAAAAGTTGTGATGGCGCCCGTCGCTGACTGA
- a CDS encoding iron-sulfur cluster assembly scaffold protein, protein MTADTDMIKLYSTRILALAADIPRHTRLDAPGATVKRRAPLCGSTVTVDLTCADGTITDYGQDVKACALGQAAASVVGANIVGCTSAQVREAQGALRAMLKEDGPPPAAPFDGLEVLMPAREYKNRHASIMLALDAAVEAIETACA, encoded by the coding sequence ATGACCGCCGATACCGATATGATCAAGCTATACTCGACCCGCATCCTCGCACTGGCGGCCGACATTCCCCGGCACACCCGGCTTGACGCCCCCGGCGCGACGGTTAAGCGGCGCGCGCCTCTTTGCGGATCAACTGTGACAGTTGACCTGACATGCGCGGATGGCACCATCACCGATTACGGACAGGACGTGAAGGCTTGCGCCCTCGGCCAAGCGGCGGCGAGTGTGGTCGGCGCAAACATCGTCGGCTGCACGTCTGCGCAGGTGCGCGAGGCGCAAGGCGCGCTGCGCGCCATGCTGAAGGAGGATGGCCCGCCACCCGCCGCGCCGTTCGACGGGCTCGAAGTGCTGATGCCGGCACGCGAATACAAGAATCGGCACGCGTCGATCATGCTGGCGCTGGACGCGGCCGTGGAGGCGATCGAGACGGCTTGCGCCTGA
- the gluQRS gene encoding tRNA glutamyl-Q(34) synthetase GluQRS, translated as MTIRTRFAPSPTGPLHLGHAYSAMLAYDLAQAQGGTFLLRIEDIDTSRSRPEWEAQIYDDLAWLGLSWTQPVMHQSDRLPDYRDVLNTLWQRGLIYPCVCTRRDIAASASAPQEGTPLIGPDGIVYPGTCRQKTAAQGSLPDNVALRLNMRAAHAALGDAPLTFTEIGAGPNGETGLITIDWRHAVEGIGDIVLARTAMGTSYHLSVVVDDAAQGITLVPRGADLFDATAIHVILQRLLSLPTPAYHHHRLIRDDAGKRLAKRDDARAIAKYRDDGATPQDIRRICGLP; from the coding sequence ATGACCATTAGAACGCGCTTTGCCCCATCCCCGACGGGTCCTTTACATCTGGGTCATGCGTACTCTGCTATGCTTGCATATGATCTGGCACAGGCGCAGGGCGGTACGTTCCTGCTGCGGATCGAGGACATAGACACCTCGCGCAGTCGCCCCGAGTGGGAGGCGCAGATATATGACGATCTGGCATGGCTCGGCCTTTCATGGACGCAGCCAGTCATGCATCAGTCGGATCGCCTGCCCGACTACCGCGACGTCCTTAACACACTGTGGCAACGCGGCCTAATCTATCCTTGCGTCTGTACACGGCGCGATATTGCCGCCTCGGCCAGCGCCCCGCAGGAAGGCACTCCGCTGATCGGCCCAGACGGCATCGTTTATCCCGGCACATGCCGCCAGAAGACCGCAGCGCAAGGGTCGCTACCCGACAACGTCGCGCTCAGGCTAAACATGCGCGCCGCGCATGCAGCACTTGGAGACGCCCCGCTCACCTTTACGGAAATCGGCGCCGGGCCGAACGGAGAGACAGGCCTCATCACTATCGATTGGCGTCACGCCGTTGAGGGAATTGGCGACATCGTCCTCGCGCGCACGGCCATGGGTACGTCTTATCATCTGTCGGTCGTGGTGGATGACGCAGCCCAAGGCATCACGCTGGTCCCACGCGGCGCCGATCTGTTTGACGCGACCGCAATCCACGTGATCCTTCAACGCCTGCTGTCTCTACCCACTCCGGCCTATCACCATCATCGCCTGATCCGCGACGATGCGGGCAAGCGTCTGGCCAAGCGTGACGACGCCCGCGCCATAGCCAAATACCGCGACGACGGTGCGACACCGCAGGATATTCGCCGCATCTGCGGCTTGCCCTAG